In one window of Tripterygium wilfordii isolate XIE 37 chromosome 1, ASM1340144v1, whole genome shotgun sequence DNA:
- the LOC119999843 gene encoding uncharacterized protein LOC119999843 isoform X1 produces MATLGSDFPPLPGIGSSATQSLSTSAVATPLSFSSTTVGLTTSDLPRDFLPTSTDFRLTAASDWPTWSATVRNALFGRGLLSYLTDGPPVDCSDDVLAAWSLRTNRVSSYLIESLDPSLRPDLVTRSAHVVWRSLTARFVERSGARQYSLLTQAATARQDDRSIQQFYQHMRGFWRELEVFLPDGSHIATHVAFWDMRHMYEFLMALRPEFGSLVGQLIHRDPSPSLETTVAELVAEETRLRLLGGVRPPPAPSSFSGVLAAAPSGIPTTPLPSSGRPICTHCQRPGHTVDDCWKLHPERRVGPRGRGRRTSTPIAAVVTPALSSPASAMSPIDIQQFQQFQQFQQFQQRLEQMTAPTSTGSTSAPSAFSATGSVYQPGDWQWS; encoded by the exons ATGGCCACTCTTGGCAGTGATTTTCCTCCCTTGCCGGGGATTGGTTCCTCTGCCACTCAGTCTCTGTCAACTTCGGCTGTTGCTACGCCACTCTCATTCTCCTCAACGACTGTTGGTTTGACCACCTCTGACCTTCCTCGGGATTTTCTTCCCACTTCGACTGATTTTCGGCTCACCGCTGCTAGTGATTGGCCTACCtggagtgccacggttcgtaatgcCTTGTTTGGCCGTGGGCTCTTATCTTATCTCACAGATGGTCCACCAGTTGATTgttctgatgatgttttagCTGCTTGGAGTCTTCGGACTAATCGAGTCTCCAGTTATCTCATTGAGTCTCTCGACCCTTCTCTTCGACCTGATCTGGTTACTCGATCTGCCCATGTGGTTTGGAGGTCTCTTACTGCTCGTTTTGTTGAGCGCAGTGGCGCTCGTCAGTATTCTCTTCTTACTCAAGCTGCTACTGCTCGTCAGGATGATAGGTCTATCCAGCAGTTCTATCAGCACATGCGTGGTTTCTGGCGTGAGTTGGAGGTTTTTCTCCCTGATGGCAGTCATATTGCTACTCATGTGGCTTTTTGGGATATGCGTCATATGTATGAGTTTCTGATGGCTCTCCGCCCTGAGTTTGGTTCTCTGGTTGGTCAGCTTATACATCGTGATCCCTCTCCCAGTCTTGAGACTACAGTTGCTGAGTTAGTTGCAGAGGAGACTCGTCTGCGCCTGCTAGGTGGTGTTAGGCCACCTCCAGCACCCTCTAGTTTCTCTGGTGTTCTTGCTGCAGCACCCTCTGGTATTCCCACAACTCCTTTACCTTCATCTGGTCGTCCTATTTGCACTCATTGCCAGCGGCCAGGTCATACTGTGGATGACTGTTGGAAGCTTCACCCCGAGCGTCGTGTTGGACCTCGTGGTCGTGGCCGTCGTACCTCCACTCCCATTGCTGCGGTTGTTACCCCTGCACTTTCTTCTCCTGCTTCTGCTATGTCTCCTATTGATATTCAGCAGTTCCAGCAATTCCAGCAGTTCCAGCAGTTCCAGCAGCGTCTTGAGCAGATGACTGCTCCCACCAGCACTGGTAGCACTTCTGCACCCTCTGCTTTCTCAGCCACTG GATCCGTCTACCAGCCAGGTGATTGGCAGTGGTCGTAG
- the LOC119997667 gene encoding probable aldo-keto reductase 4 — protein sequence MATTVKRVKLGSQGLEVSAQGLGCMGMSAFYGPPKPEPDMIALIHHAIDSGITFLDTSDIYGPHTNEILLGKALKEGMRERVELATKFGISVADGKRELRGDPAYVRAACEASLKRLDVDHIDLYYQHRIDTRIPIEVTMGELKKLVEEGKIKYVGLSEASASTIRRAHAVQPITAVQLEWSLWTRDVEEDIVPTCRELGIGIVAYSPLGRGFFSSGPKLVENLSKDDFRQYLPRFQPENLEHNKSLFERVNEMAAKKGCTPSQLALAWVHHQGDDVCPIPGTTKIENFNQNIGALSVKLTPEEITELESLATADAVKGDRYGGLTTTYKESETPPLSSWKAV from the exons atggcaaCGACAGTGAAGAGGGTCAAGCTTGGTTCACAGGGCCTCGAAGTCTCTGCTCAGGGACTTGGTTGTATGGGCATGTCCGCCTTCTACGGCCCTCCCAAGCCCGAACCCGACATGATCGCTCTCATCCACCATGCCATTGACTCCGGGATCACCTTCCTAGACACCTCCGACATCTACGGCCCCCACACCAACGAGATTCTCCTCGGCAAG GCCTTGAAGGAAGGGATGCGTGAGAGAGTTGAATTGGCGACCAAATTCGGCATCAGCGTTGCCGACGGCAAGAGGGAGCTTCGCGGGGATCCGGCATACGTTAGGGCTGCTTGCGAGGCCAGCTTGAAGCGCCTCGATGTTGATCATATCGATCTTTATTACCAGCATCGCATTGACACTCGCATTCCGATCGAAGTCaca ATGGGGGAACTCAAAAAACTAGTGGAGGAGGGCAAGATAAAATATGTAGGTTTATCTGAGGCATCTGCTTCGACAATCAGAAGGGCTCATGCTGTCCAACCGATAACAGCTGTACAGTTGGAGTGGTCCTTATGGACAAGAGATGTGGAGGAAGACATTGTTCCAACTTGCAG gGAACTTGGCATTGGGATTGTTGCATATAGTCCCCTGGGACGAGGATTTTTTTCTTCAGGGCCTAAGCTTGTTGAGAACCTTTCTAAGGATGACTTTCGTCAG TATCTGCCCAGGTTCCAACCTGAAAATCTGGAACATAACAAAAGTCTATTTGAGCGTGTTAATGAAATGGCAGCAAAAAAaggatgcaccccatctcagctAGCGCTGGCGTGGGTCCATCACCAGGGAGATGATGTGTGTCCCATTCCTGGAACCACTAAGATTGAGAATTTCAACCAGAACATTGGAGCTTTATCTGTGAAACTAACACCAGAAGAAATTACTGAACTTGAATCTCTTGCTACTGCCGATGCTGTGAAGGGCGATAGATATGGAGGACTCACTACTACTTACAAGGAGTCTGAAACTCCACCACTGTCTTCATGGAAAGCTGTATAA
- the LOC119999843 gene encoding uncharacterized protein LOC119999843 isoform X2 gives MATLGSDFPPLPGIGSSATQSLSTSAVATPLSFSSTTVGLTTSDLPRDFLPTSTDFRLTAASDWPTWSATVRNALFGRGLLSYLTDGPPVDCSDDVLAAWSLRTNRVSSYLIESLDPSLRPDLVTRSAHVVWRSLTARFVERSGARQYSLLTQAATARQDDRSIQQFYQHMRGFWRELEVFLPDGSHIATHVAFWDMRHMYEFLMALRPEFGSLVGQLIHRDPSPSLETTVAELVAEETRLRLLGGVRPPPAPSSFSGVLAAAPSGIPTTPLPSSGRPICTHCQRPGHTVDDCWKLHPERRVGPRGRGRRTSTPIAAVVTPALSSPASAMSPIDIQQFQQFQQFQQFQQRLEQMTAPTSTGSVYQPGDWQWS, from the exons ATGGCCACTCTTGGCAGTGATTTTCCTCCCTTGCCGGGGATTGGTTCCTCTGCCACTCAGTCTCTGTCAACTTCGGCTGTTGCTACGCCACTCTCATTCTCCTCAACGACTGTTGGTTTGACCACCTCTGACCTTCCTCGGGATTTTCTTCCCACTTCGACTGATTTTCGGCTCACCGCTGCTAGTGATTGGCCTACCtggagtgccacggttcgtaatgcCTTGTTTGGCCGTGGGCTCTTATCTTATCTCACAGATGGTCCACCAGTTGATTgttctgatgatgttttagCTGCTTGGAGTCTTCGGACTAATCGAGTCTCCAGTTATCTCATTGAGTCTCTCGACCCTTCTCTTCGACCTGATCTGGTTACTCGATCTGCCCATGTGGTTTGGAGGTCTCTTACTGCTCGTTTTGTTGAGCGCAGTGGCGCTCGTCAGTATTCTCTTCTTACTCAAGCTGCTACTGCTCGTCAGGATGATAGGTCTATCCAGCAGTTCTATCAGCACATGCGTGGTTTCTGGCGTGAGTTGGAGGTTTTTCTCCCTGATGGCAGTCATATTGCTACTCATGTGGCTTTTTGGGATATGCGTCATATGTATGAGTTTCTGATGGCTCTCCGCCCTGAGTTTGGTTCTCTGGTTGGTCAGCTTATACATCGTGATCCCTCTCCCAGTCTTGAGACTACAGTTGCTGAGTTAGTTGCAGAGGAGACTCGTCTGCGCCTGCTAGGTGGTGTTAGGCCACCTCCAGCACCCTCTAGTTTCTCTGGTGTTCTTGCTGCAGCACCCTCTGGTATTCCCACAACTCCTTTACCTTCATCTGGTCGTCCTATTTGCACTCATTGCCAGCGGCCAGGTCATACTGTGGATGACTGTTGGAAGCTTCACCCCGAGCGTCGTGTTGGACCTCGTGGTCGTGGCCGTCGTACCTCCACTCCCATTGCTGCGGTTGTTACCCCTGCACTTTCTTCTCCTGCTTCTGCTATGTCTCCTATTGATATTCAGCAGTTCCAGCAATTCCAGCAGTTCCAGCAGTTCCAGCAGCGTCTTGAGCAGATGACTGCTCCCACCAGCACTG GATCCGTCTACCAGCCAGGTGATTGGCAGTGGTCGTAG